One genomic region from Apodemus sylvaticus chromosome 1, mApoSyl1.1, whole genome shotgun sequence encodes:
- the LOC127685235 gene encoding LOW QUALITY PROTEIN: cytochrome P450 26C1 (The sequence of the model RefSeq protein was modified relative to this genomic sequence to represent the inferred CDS: substituted 1 base at 1 genomic stop codon), with the protein MFSWGLSCLSMLGAAGTALLCAGLLLGLAQQLWTLRWTLSRDWASTLPLPKGSMGWPFFGETLHWLVQGSRFHSSRRERYGTVFKTHLLGRPVIRVSGAENVRTLLLGEHRLVRSQWPQSAHILLGSHTLLGAVGEPHRQRRKVLARVFSRPALEQFVPRLQGALRREVRSWCAAQRPVAVYQAAKALTFRMAARILLGLPLDEARCTELAQTFEQLVENLFSLPLDVPFSGLRKGIRARDQLYRHLDEAIAEKLLEEQTAESGDALHLIISSSRELGQELSVQELKELAVELLFAAFFTTASASTSLILLLLQHPSAITKIQQELSAQGLERACSCAPRASGCRPDWDCGCEPDLSLAVLGRLRYIDCVVKEVLRLLPPVSGGYRTALRTFELDGYQIPKGWSVMYSIRDTHETAAVYRSPPEGFDPERFGVESEDARGSGGRFHYIPFGGGARSCLGQELAQAVLQLLAVELVRTARWELATPTFPVMQTVPIVHPVDGLLLFFHPLPTLGAGDGXPF; encoded by the exons ATGTTTTCCTGGGGGCTGAGCTGTTTGTCCATGCTGGGGGCTGCCGGCACCGCTCTTCTGTGTGCCGGTCTGCTGCTTGGCCTGGCCCAACAGCTCTGGACCCTCCGCTGGACTCTGAGCCGTGATTGGGCCTCCACCTTGCCCCTACCCAAGGGCTCCATGGGCTGGCCATTCTTCGGTGAAACGCTGCACTGGTTAGTTCAG GGCTCTCGTTTCCACAGTTCTCGCCGAGAGCGCTACGGGACAGTGTTTAAGACGCACCTTCTGGGCAGGCCGGTGATCCGGGTGAGTGGTGCTGAGAACGTGCGCACCCTCCTGCTGGGCGAGCACCGCCTGGTGCGGAGCCAGTGGCCGCAGAGCGCTCACATTCTGCTAGGTTCACACACACTCCTTGGCGCGGTTGGCGAGCCCCATCGGCAACGGCGTAAG GTCCTGGCGCGCGTGTTCAGCCGCCCCGCTCTGGAGCAATTCGTGCCACGGCTGCAGGGGGCGCTGCGGCGAGAGGTGCGCTCCTGGTGCGCTGCCCAACGACCGGTGGCTGTTTACCAGGCGGCCAAAGCGCTCACCTTCCGCATGGCCGCGCGCATCCTGCTGGGTCTGCCGCTGGACGAAGCACGATGCACCGAGCTGGCCCAGACCTTTGAGCAGCTGGTGGAGAACCTCTTCTCGCTGCCCTTGGACGTACCGTTCAGCGGTCTGCGCAAG GGCATCCGGGCCAGGGACCAGTTGTATCGGCACCTGGATGAGGCCATTGCTGAGAAGCTCCTGGAGGAACAGACAGCAGAGTCAGGTGATGCCCTGCACTTGATTATTAGCAGCTCTAGGGAGCTGGGCCAGGAGCTGTCAGTGCAAGAGCTGAAG GAGTTGGCTGTGGAGCTCCTCTTCGCGGCCTTTTTCACCACGGCCAGCGCCAGCACATCCCTCATCCTGCTGCTTCTGCAGCATCCATCAGCCATCACCAAAATCCAGCAGGAGCTGTCAGCGCAGGGGCTGGAGCGCGCGTGCAGCTGCGCTCCCAGGGCCTCAGGATGTCGACCGGACTGGGACTGCGGCTGTGAGCCGGATCTTAGCCTGGCGGTGCTGGGTCGTTTGCGCTACATCGACTGCGTAGTGAAGGAGGTGCTGCGCCTCCTACCGCCGGTGTCCGGGGGCTACCGCACTGCGCTGCGCACCTTTGAGCTGGAC GGTTACCAGATCCCCAAAGGCTGGAGCGTGATGTATAGCATCCGAGACACGCACGAGACAGCCGCAGTGTACCGTAGCCCGCCCGAGGGCTTCGATCCCGAGCGCTTTGGCGTGGAGAGCGAAGACGCGCGGGGCTCCGGTGGCCGCTTTCATTACATCCCGTTCGGCGGCGGCGCGCGCAGCTGCCTGGGCCAGGAGCTAGCGCAGGCGGTACTGCAACTGCTCGCCGTCGAGCTGGTACGCACCGCACGCTGGGAGCTGGCCACACCTACCTTCCCTGTAATGCAGACCGTGCCCATCGTGCACCCGGTGGACGGGCTGCTGCTCTTTTTCCACCCTCTTCCGACTTTGGGTGCGGGGGATGGGTAACCCTTCTGA